CCGCTACGGCCGCGTCGACCTGCTCATCATCGACGAGCTTGGCTACATGGAACTAGATAGCCGCGGCGCGGAACTCTTGTTTCAGGTCCTCACCGAACGTGAGGAGAAGAACTCAATCGCGATCGCGTCCAACCAAAGCTTCAGCGGCTGGACCGACACGTTCACCGATCCCCGCCTATGTGCCGCGATCGTGGACCGGCTCACCTACCACGGCACCATCATCGAAACCGGCACCACCAGCTACCGACTCGCCCACAGCCAGGCAACGGTGCAGGCAGCGCGATGACGCGTGTACCCCCACCTTCCACCATATACCCCCCTGGGGTATATGGTGGAAGGATGGACATCTCGAACTCGAAACTGCCCCGACGACTCTTGCTGACACTGGCGGCTACCGGAGCTGCCGCTGCGCTGGCCGCGTGCTCGGGCGGTTCCGGTGATCAGGCCGGCACCGGTTCCAGCACCCCCATAAGCCACATGTCGATGAGCTCGTCCACCATGCCGATGCACCACGGCGACGGTGGTCCCGTCCCGGTCGGGATGAAGCCGGCTGCGCATCCCACGTACCCGGTCGGTAGCACGGTGATTCTGACCGCGAATCACATGGCGGGCATGAACGGTGCCCGGGCCACCGTCGTGGGGGCGTACTCCACCTTTACGTACGCGGTGAACTACACCCCCACTACCGGCGGGCCGGCGGTCAAGGACCACAAGTGGGTGGTGCAGCAAGAAATCAAGAACGCCGGCACTGGCCGGCTCGCCGACGGAACGAAGGTGGTCTTGACCGCCGACCACATGCCCGGCATGAAGGGCGCGACCGCCACGATCGCCAGTTCGACCGACCAGACCGTCTACGTCGTCGACTACACCGCCGGTGGTATGACAATGAAGAACCACAAATGGGTCGTCCAGGACGAGATGAAACCCGCAAAATGAGCGACCCAGTCGCCGCTCGGCGACGACCTGACCCAGTCTCGATGACCTCGGCGAAGGAGCGAAGCCCCATGACCATGCGGACAGCAAACGCGGTGAGGGCCACCGGTGAAGGCGCGTGGCGGACCGCTCC
This region of Dermacoccus nishinomiyaensis genomic DNA includes:
- a CDS encoding YdhK family protein; translation: MDISNSKLPRRLLLTLAATGAAAALAACSGGSGDQAGTGSSTPISHMSMSSSTMPMHHGDGGPVPVGMKPAAHPTYPVGSTVILTANHMAGMNGARATVVGAYSTFTYAVNYTPTTGGPAVKDHKWVVQQEIKNAGTGRLADGTKVVLTADHMPGMKGATATIASSTDQTVYVVDYTAGGMTMKNHKWVVQDEMKPAK